A stretch of the Melanotaenia boesemani isolate fMelBoe1 chromosome 24, fMelBoe1.pri, whole genome shotgun sequence genome encodes the following:
- the LOC121635571 gene encoding zinc finger protein 239-like isoform X2 produces MEEQNQDQNPTKRNKAGSSSDTTGRQKHGGQRRTKHQGGLGCKKVFTGASRPKRCRRIHTGEKPYTCDQCGAAFSYPSHLKSHHRIHTEEKPYSCDQCGAAFSQQTHLKSHQRIHTGEKPYKCDQCGAAFTVSSALKSHKRIHTGEKPYKCDQCELAFRQSGHLQIHQRIHTGEKPYRCNECVAAFTTSSALKIHQRIHTGEKPYVCNECGVAFTESGTLKRHQRIHTGEKPYRCDQCGAAFSRSGHLKKHQRIHTGEKP; encoded by the exons AAACATGGAGGCCAAAGGAGAACCAAACATCAAGGTGGTCTAGGCTGTAAGAAAGTCTTCACTGGTGCATCACGACCAAAGAGATGTCGGAggattcacactggagagaaaccatacacctgtgatcagtgtggagcagctttcagttatccaagtcatttaaaaagtcaccatcGCATTCACACTGAAGAGAAACCATACagctgtgatcagtgtggagcagcttttagtcaacaaactcatttaaaaagtcaccaacgtattcacactggagagaaaccttacaagtgtgatcagtgtgga GCAGCTTTCACTGTATCTAgtgctttaaaaagtcacaaacgtattcacactggagagaagcCGTACAAGTGTGATCAGTGTGAGTTAGCTTTCAGACAATCAGGTCATTTACAAAtacaccaacgtattcacactggagagaaaccataTAGGTGCAATGAGTGTGTGGCAGCTTTCACTACATCCAGCGCTTTGAAAATTCatcaacgtattcacactggagagaaaccataTGTGTGCAATGAGTGTGGGGTTGCTTTCACTGAATCTGGTACTTTGAAAcgtcaccaacgtattcacactggagagaaaccatacaggtgtgatcagtgtggagcagctttcagtcgATCAGGTCATTTAAAAAAGCACCAACGCATTCACACTGGGGAGAAACCTTAA
- the LOC121635571 gene encoding zinc finger protein 665-like isoform X1, translating into MEEQNQDQNPTKRNKAGSSSDTTGRQKHGGQRRTKHQGGLGCKKVFTGASRPKRCRRIHTGEKPYTCDQCGAAFSYPSHLKSHHRIHTEEKPYSCDQCGAAFSQQTHLKSHQRIHTGEKPYKCDQCGAAFSRSGHLEIHRRIHTGEKPYSCDQCGAAFSQQTHLKSHQRIHTGEKPYKCDQCGAAFSRSGHLEIHRRIHTGEKPYRCNECGAGFTDSGSLKCHQHIHTGEKPYRCDQCGTAFSLSGHLKIHRRIHTGEKPYRCNECGAAFTVSSALKSHQHLHTGEKPYRCNECGAAFTVSSALKSHKRIHTGEKPYKCDQCELAFRQSGHLQIHQRIHTGEKPYRCNECVAAFTTSSALKIHQRIHTGEKPYVCNECGVAFTESGTLKRHQRIHTGEKPYRCDQCGAAFSRSGHLKKHQRIHTGEKP; encoded by the coding sequence AAACATGGAGGCCAAAGGAGAACCAAACATCAAGGTGGTCTAGGCTGTAAGAAAGTCTTCACTGGTGCATCACGACCAAAGAGATGTCGGAggattcacactggagagaaaccatacacctgtgatcagtgtggagcagctttcagttatccaagtcatttaaaaagtcaccatcGCATTCACACTGAAGAGAAACCATACagctgtgatcagtgtggagcagcttttagtcaacaaactcatttaaaaagtcaccaacgtattcacactggagagaaaccttacaagtgtgatcagtgtggagcagcctTCAGTCGATCGGGTCATTTAGAAATTCACcgacgtattcacactggagagaaaccatacagttgtgatcagtgtggagcagcttttagtcaacaaactcatttaaaaagtcaccaacgtattcacactggagagaaaccttacaagtgtgatcagtgtggagcagcctTCAGTCGATCAGGTCATTTAGAAATTCACcgacgtattcacactggagagaaaccataTAGGTGCAATGAGTGTGGGGCTGGTTTCACAGACTCTGGTTCTTTAAAATGTCACCAAcatattcacactggagagaaaccatataggtgtgatcagtgtgggaCAGCTTTTAGTCTGTCAGGTCATTTAAAAATTCACcgacgtattcacactggagagaaaccataTAGGTGCAATGAGTGTGGGGCAGCCTTCACTGTATCTAGTGCTTTGAAAAGTCACCAGCATCTTCATACTGGAGAGAAACCATATAGGTGCAATGAGTGTGGGGCAGCTTTCACTGTATCTAgtgctttaaaaagtcacaaacgtattcacactggagagaagcCGTACAAGTGTGATCAGTGTGAGTTAGCTTTCAGACAATCAGGTCATTTACAAAtacaccaacgtattcacactggagagaaaccataTAGGTGCAATGAGTGTGTGGCAGCTTTCACTACATCCAGCGCTTTGAAAATTCatcaacgtattcacactggagagaaaccataTGTGTGCAATGAGTGTGGGGTTGCTTTCACTGAATCTGGTACTTTGAAAcgtcaccaacgtattcacactggagagaaaccatacaggtgtgatcagtgtggagcagctttcagtcgATCAGGTCATTTAAAAAAGCACCAACGCATTCACACTGGGGAGAAACCTTAA